In Saprospiraceae bacterium, one DNA window encodes the following:
- a CDS encoding transcriptional regulator, protein MNPPTLQDITQKKYTAKLQVYTMGKFEVYVDGQKIQAQAWKRDKSLQLFQFMIIACHRKALHKEQIIDRLWEDEMDDQGFKVALHGISKVIEPDKKSHATSAYIERNTHTYSLITDDIWVDVYTFDALIASGNRMIHTDPAHAEQLLREAIILYSGVFLPDRIYEDWSADERERLQLSFLNASTALAELVLVSNPTECIQLCQDALLTDITWEDAYRLQMAAFFAKGNRPMAIKTYRVCEKVLDEEMGVKPLPETKKLYQTILNT, encoded by the coding sequence ATGAATCCACCGACGCTTCAGGATATCACCCAAAAAAAATATACCGCCAAATTACAGGTATATACTATGGGCAAATTTGAAGTATATGTCGACGGTCAAAAAATACAGGCACAAGCATGGAAACGCGATAAATCCCTTCAATTATTTCAGTTTATGATCATCGCATGCCATCGAAAGGCATTGCATAAGGAGCAAATCATCGATCGGCTTTGGGAAGACGAGATGGATGATCAGGGATTTAAAGTGGCGCTTCATGGTATCAGTAAAGTCATAGAGCCCGATAAGAAGAGTCATGCCACTTCTGCCTATATTGAGAGAAATACGCATACTTACTCCTTGATTACTGATGATATTTGGGTGGATGTTTATACTTTTGATGCGCTCATCGCCTCGGGCAACCGGATGATTCATACTGATCCTGCGCATGCCGAACAATTGCTCAGGGAAGCGATCATATTATATTCGGGAGTTTTTCTCCCTGACAGAATCTATGAAGACTGGTCAGCTGACGAAAGAGAAAGATTACAGCTTTCTTTTCTGAATGCAAGCACAGCGCTAGCAGAACTGGTGCTAGTATCCAATCCGACAGAATGTATTCAGTTGTGCCAGGATGCATTACTTACTGACATCACCTGGGAGGACGCTTACAGGTTACAGATGGCAGCATTTTTTGCCAAGGGCAACCGGCCTATGGCTATCAAAACTTATCGCGTCTGCGAAAAAGTACTCGATGAAGAGATGGGAGTCAAACCACTACCGGAAACCAAAAAGTTATACCAGACTATATTGAATACCTGA
- a CDS encoding NAD(P)/FAD-dependent oxidoreductase, whose protein sequence is MKKVVIIGAGTGGTIMAQQLNKELDNKNWSITIIDERKEHYYQPGFLFLPFDQYKPEDVVKPIKDFIPKGVDFLNVSAAKILPEDHQVILSNGNTLQYDILIVATGTEVAPEEIEGMQSDEWGKSVFTFYTYEGAVSLRDKLRDWKGGKLVVHITEMPIKCPVAPLEFAFLADSFFKDKKMRDKVEITYVTPLSGAFTKPKATETLEYLLKEKNIHIESDFAIESVDNENKTINDYGGKSIPFDLLVTVPTNKGREVVEISGMGDDLNFIPTDKGTLQSKKYPDVFVIGDATNVPTSKAGSVVHFEAEILTENILSYIKGKEMTEQFDGHANCFIETGGGKALLIDFNYDHEPVTGTFPIAGIGPLRLLKESRFNHFGKLAFRWVYWNMLLKARPIPFVTARMNEAGKDF, encoded by the coding sequence ATGAAAAAAGTAGTAATAATCGGAGCAGGTACAGGAGGTACCATTATGGCTCAGCAACTCAACAAAGAGCTCGATAATAAAAATTGGAGTATCACTATCATAGATGAACGCAAAGAACATTATTATCAGCCTGGATTTTTGTTTTTGCCATTTGATCAGTACAAACCTGAAGATGTAGTCAAACCGATCAAAGATTTTATACCCAAAGGCGTTGATTTTCTCAATGTATCTGCTGCAAAGATTTTACCTGAAGACCATCAAGTCATCCTGTCTAATGGCAATACTTTGCAGTATGATATACTTATAGTAGCCACAGGAACAGAAGTAGCTCCGGAAGAAATAGAGGGTATGCAAAGTGACGAATGGGGCAAAAGTGTATTTACATTTTATACCTACGAAGGAGCTGTATCATTGAGAGATAAATTGCGCGACTGGAAAGGTGGAAAGCTGGTAGTACACATCACAGAAATGCCGATCAAATGCCCCGTTGCTCCACTGGAGTTTGCTTTCCTTGCAGATAGTTTTTTTAAGGATAAAAAGATGCGTGACAAAGTAGAAATCACCTATGTGACGCCATTGAGTGGTGCATTTACCAAACCAAAAGCAACCGAAACACTGGAATACTTGCTCAAAGAGAAAAATATTCATATCGAATCCGATTTTGCCATTGAATCTGTAGATAATGAAAATAAAACCATCAATGATTATGGTGGCAAATCTATTCCTTTTGACCTATTAGTTACTGTACCCACCAACAAAGGAAGAGAAGTAGTCGAAATATCGGGCATGGGAGATGACCTTAACTTTATACCTACAGACAAAGGTACATTACAGTCCAAAAAATATCCGGATGTCTTCGTCATAGGTGATGCTACCAATGTACCCACATCCAAAGCAGGCTCTGTAGTCCACTTTGAAGCAGAGATCCTAACGGAAAACATACTTAGTTATATCAAAGGTAAAGAAATGACAGAACAGTTTGATGGACATGCCAATTGCTTTATAGAAACAGGCGGTGGCAAAGCACTTCTGATTGATTTTAACTATGATCATGAACCGGTGACCGGAACATTTCCGATAGCTGGTATAGGACCACTCAGACTATTGAAAGAATCGCGATTCAATCATTTTGGAAAGCTGGCATTCAGGTGGGTTTACTGGAATATGTTGCTCAAAGCAAGGCCCATTCCATTTGTAACTGCCCGAATGAATGAAGCAGGAAAAGATTTTTAA
- a CDS encoding gliding motility lipoprotein GldH, with product MKIIPFFVCMSLLMISCNQDVIYDQKQDVPSPWKYDDKKDFTYEISDTTIAYDLIISLEHSSGFSFENLYLNTKTIFPDGHATISPVSLQLADDKGDWAGDCDGSKCITDIEMSSGAYFKIPGTYTLSFEQYSRNENLEGIHSIRIKVVKSKT from the coding sequence TTGAAAATTATACCTTTTTTTGTCTGCATGAGTCTGCTCATGATATCTTGTAATCAGGATGTGATCTACGATCAAAAACAAGATGTACCTTCTCCATGGAAATATGACGACAAAAAAGATTTTACTTATGAAATCTCTGACACGACCATCGCATATGATCTGATCATCTCGTTGGAACACAGTTCAGGCTTTTCTTTTGAAAATTTGTATCTCAATACTAAGACCATATTTCCTGATGGACATGCGACAATATCTCCTGTTTCCCTTCAGCTGGCAGACGACAAAGGGGATTGGGCCGGAGATTGCGATGGATCAAAATGTATCACAGATATAGAAATGTCATCTGGAGCATACTTTAAAATACCGGGAACATATACACTTTCTTTTGAGCAGTATTCCCGAAATGAAAATCTCGAAGGTATCCATTCCATACGGATCAAAGTAGTAAAATCCAAAACTTAA
- a CDS encoding DUF1624 domain-containing protein gives MKQRLLSLDVFRGMTIFFMIIVNTPGSWNYVYAPLLHAKWDGCTPTDLVFPFFMFIVGVSMAISYAKFEGGPQKDWINKAITRGLKIILIGLLLNWFPFFTKNIADLRLWGVLQRIGLSFLIAGVLISFVQRKYLWILLGSILVSYYLILLSAGDQALTLEGNLVRTIDLALFGENHIYKGYGIPFDPEGLLSTLPAVGTVILGYITGKNLLSTPDINKKIQWLFIFGIVCGAAGYLWSIMGFPINKPIWSSSYVLFTGGLAMLFLALMIWVIDIHGFQKWTYVFKAFGQNPLVSYALSGLFVKTMLLIKIGDQKLYGWLYSAVFQPVFGDYFGSFMFALSFVMLIWVFAYILDRKGIIVKV, from the coding sequence ATGAAACAGCGTTTATTATCACTCGATGTCTTCAGGGGAATGACGATCTTTTTTATGATCATCGTCAATACTCCCGGAAGCTGGAATTATGTGTACGCACCATTATTACATGCCAAGTGGGACGGATGTACGCCCACTGATCTGGTTTTCCCGTTTTTTATGTTTATAGTGGGTGTGTCTATGGCTATCTCTTATGCCAAGTTTGAAGGTGGACCACAAAAAGACTGGATCAACAAGGCCATCACACGAGGTCTGAAAATTATATTAATAGGACTACTTTTGAATTGGTTTCCTTTTTTTACTAAAAATATTGCGGATTTGAGACTATGGGGAGTTTTGCAAAGAATCGGTTTGTCATTTTTGATAGCAGGAGTGCTAATAAGTTTTGTGCAACGTAAGTACCTGTGGATACTTTTGGGAAGTATTCTGGTCTCCTACTACCTTATTCTTCTGAGTGCCGGTGACCAGGCATTAACATTGGAAGGCAACTTGGTCAGGACCATCGATCTGGCACTTTTCGGCGAAAATCATATTTATAAAGGGTACGGTATTCCTTTTGATCCTGAAGGACTGCTGAGTACGCTACCAGCGGTCGGAACAGTGATTCTCGGATATATTACCGGAAAAAACCTGCTTTCCACTCCTGATATTAATAAAAAAATCCAATGGCTTTTTATTTTTGGAATCGTATGCGGTGCTGCAGGGTATCTTTGGTCCATCATGGGATTTCCTATCAACAAACCTATCTGGAGTAGCAGTTACGTACTCTTTACCGGTGGGTTGGCGATGTTGTTTCTGGCACTGATGATCTGGGTCATTGACATTCATGGATTTCAAAAATGGACCTATGTTTTTAAGGCTTTTGGTCAGAATCCTTTAGTTTCATATGCGCTTTCCGGACTATTTGTCAAAACGATGCTGCTGATAAAAATCGGGGATCAGAAGCTGTATGGATGGCTTTATTCTGCCGTATTCCAACCGGTATTTGGTGACTATTTTGGGTCGTTTATGTTTGCTTTATCCTTTGTGATGCTGATATGGGTCTTTGCATATATCTTAGACAGAAAGGGTATTATTGTAAAGGTGTGA
- a CDS encoding glycosyltransferase, with protein sequence MNEFSTEAQKILKNYFQNEDIVIVAALNWGLGHASRCVPVIHWLTQHCAQVIVASDGESLELLKKEFPQLTFESCPGYNIRYKYENIVVNMLMALPSMIRAISKEKSKVKKLSQKYNANVILSDNRLGCRTKNLRNYYITHQINIPHTNKLIASLGSALHQWYIRKFDTCFVPDYKGKRAICPALSFGKNLKAEYLGPLTRIRHLNLPKTTDICIVLSGPEPQRSKIETLLVPVLNLMTSFKISFVRGTINKYLGVRFEDHILCSDVMTSLQIESLLNTSKLLISRSGYSTIMDIHHLDIKAILIPTPGQTEQEYIADVIKNDSKYYIINQNETKKLPEIIQSMIKS encoded by the coding sequence ATGAATGAATTTTCGACTGAGGCTCAGAAAATTTTAAAAAATTATTTTCAAAATGAGGATATCGTCATTGTCGCGGCGCTTAATTGGGGTTTGGGTCATGCTTCAAGGTGTGTTCCGGTCATACATTGGTTGACCCAACATTGTGCACAAGTCATTGTGGCATCAGATGGCGAATCTTTGGAACTGTTGAAAAAGGAATTTCCTCAATTGACATTTGAATCATGTCCTGGTTACAATATCAGATATAAGTATGAAAATATTGTAGTAAACATGCTGATGGCTTTACCTTCTATGATTCGTGCTATCAGCAAAGAAAAGTCGAAAGTAAAAAAGTTATCTCAAAAATATAACGCCAATGTAATTCTTTCTGACAATAGACTCGGATGCAGAACAAAGAATCTACGCAATTATTACATCACCCATCAGATCAACATTCCCCATACAAACAAACTAATAGCATCTCTGGGTTCTGCCCTCCACCAATGGTATATCAGAAAATTTGATACTTGTTTTGTGCCCGATTATAAAGGGAAAAGGGCCATTTGTCCTGCATTGTCATTCGGTAAAAATCTAAAAGCTGAATATCTCGGCCCATTAACCCGTATAAGACATTTGAATTTACCTAAAACAACTGACATTTGTATCGTTTTATCAGGGCCGGAACCCCAAAGATCAAAAATCGAAACATTACTGGTTCCTGTTTTAAATTTAATGACGTCTTTTAAAATAAGTTTTGTAAGAGGAACAATCAATAAATACTTAGGTGTTCGGTTTGAAGATCATATTCTTTGTTCAGATGTAATGACCTCCTTACAGATAGAATCTTTATTAAATACATCAAAATTACTGATTTCCAGATCAGGGTACTCAACAATAATGGACATCCATCATTTGGACATAAAAGCCATTTTGATACCTACTCCCGGACAGACAGAACAGGAATATATCGCCGATGTAATCAAAAATGATTCTAAATACTATATTATAAATCAAAACGAAACAAAAAAACTGCCCGAAATTATTCAAAGTATGATTAAATCCTGA
- a CDS encoding TusE/DsrC/DsvC family sulfur relay protein, which yields MDKLLAGKTVSVTEEGFMTEFSQWDKSIADAIAAENDVTLSARHWEVIDYIQTEYKNEVPLSIRKIGKSGVVDIKEFYQLFPVAPLKTATKIAGIPKPVSCI from the coding sequence ATGGACAAATTATTAGCAGGCAAAACCGTCTCTGTAACAGAGGAAGGTTTTATGACTGAATTCAGTCAATGGGATAAAAGTATAGCAGATGCAATAGCTGCTGAAAATGATGTAACACTCTCAGCCAGACACTGGGAAGTGATCGATTATATCCAAACAGAATACAAAAATGAGGTACCTCTCAGCATCAGAAAAATCGGAAAAAGTGGTGTAGTAGATATCAAAGAATTTTACCAGCTATTTCCTGTTGCACCTCTGAAGACAGCAACAAAAATAGCAGGCATACCTAAACCTGTAAGCTGTATTTAA
- a CDS encoding DEAD/DEAH box helicase family protein, whose amino-acid sequence MSIDNQSNKIIISDHLVADQIQELFEDYVNPVIGSLELSSENMYPRRILGNYITYLVTDGNDTHSVMVNKGKSPYAIQCDCNTYNHSGKCLHIAKVLISAKNQCFQEENFKKIEALRREEHNRKIEEENEKNKSKEIQTKKNLLSRLNKIVHMGSSLSEGHYLKSVDKNPGDPSKPYVIKDAKDFNFYRLASAIPDLKNVSRRNKIFKKLTTSGNGIDIAYQFHTDRKTISFRVNKNNDLEVKCTCSQTYENNICSHALDSISYLSDIGNYFLFVPFCNQDKEKNIILADYGLTLNDPEAAEFRFASDFSGRLSLSYVPPHFVSAGKLLKISSLIVSQEKTKKFRVARDMHDIGLLFQLSHSLQSNIPLRIEALKIEPSKKGEDKLSRIIINKEENIPLLSVLDDDKYGMLMDFSYINYKDLLGSGYYTSSYNIFSTQPYDATRRQYLKYFNSKLEDHWQQLCRWNHVKMITDNENFSKSNLKDIQLSPQPVYADLKVSSNEKFITVQTIFRDEEGRIVIGDEEGCEIYFGNVILSKGVLYLNRRKDLVPFLESMPQGKLVFPVHIADKVVKNVLFPLSQKFGIEIPDMFRLQVREATMIPSIHLKEFQDKFLQVGPKFCYDDLTIDMNDSADHYFKEGADQQLLIRNIPEETGFVEYIRSMHPQFKNQNFQPYFLLSFDEVMKNQWFLQFSKQLMAEDIKMVGFNDLKKFKYNTSTPKWDMKVSSGIDWFDVQVSASWGDQEISFRDIKKAIMNGQDFVVLGDGSFGMLPEEWLKKYSSLFKFAVDEKSGLKISKKHFNIVEMLFDQIDDQDIIDEIEEKKRKLLHIENVKAAPIPSNINATLRPYQETGYQWMQVLDEVSWGGCLADDMGLGKTLQTITFLSYIKQKYNNPTSLIICPTSLIYNWENELKKFAPGLKYHLFYGLGRTFSDEHFNDYDIVISSYGIVRNDIETLLNFEWEYVILDESQAIKNPDAISTKAVQLLKARNRFILSGTPLQNNTYDIYAQFNFLNPGLLGGREFFRHEFANPIDKDGDKDAGVMLRRLIKPFMLRRTKTEVAPDLPEKTEMILWCQMEKAQKVIYDEYKDYYRHALMQKIETEGIAKSGMYILEGLLRLRQICDDPRLLKDKDITIKGIKILELVREIEENMGEHKMLVFSQFTEMLALIREEMDKSKIKYCYLDGSTSAIGRQEQVETFQSREDINVFLISLKAGGVGLNLTEADYVYIVDPWWNPAVEQQAIDRTHRIGQKNKIFAYKMICKDSVEEKIIQLQEKKLLISKEIVQEDTAFFKSLTRDDINYLFS is encoded by the coding sequence TTGAGTATCGACAATCAGTCCAATAAAATCATCATTTCTGACCATCTGGTTGCAGATCAGATACAAGAATTATTTGAGGATTACGTAAATCCGGTTATTGGGTCGTTAGAATTATCCTCAGAAAATATGTATCCCAGACGAATCCTGGGCAACTATATCACCTACCTTGTCACTGATGGCAATGACACACACTCCGTGATGGTCAATAAAGGAAAAAGTCCCTATGCTATACAGTGCGACTGTAATACTTACAACCACAGTGGAAAATGCCTTCATATCGCTAAAGTTCTTATTTCAGCAAAAAACCAATGCTTTCAGGAAGAAAATTTTAAAAAAATAGAAGCGCTGCGTAGAGAAGAACATAATAGAAAAATAGAAGAGGAAAACGAAAAAAATAAATCCAAAGAAATCCAAACCAAAAAGAATTTATTGAGCCGTCTTAATAAAATTGTACATATGGGTTCGTCTTTGAGTGAAGGCCATTATTTAAAATCTGTGGATAAAAATCCGGGAGACCCATCAAAACCGTACGTAATAAAAGATGCCAAAGATTTCAATTTTTATCGCTTGGCATCAGCCATACCGGATTTAAAAAATGTTTCGCGACGAAATAAAATCTTTAAAAAGTTAACTACATCTGGCAATGGGATAGATATTGCTTATCAGTTTCATACTGATCGAAAGACCATTTCCTTCCGGGTAAACAAAAATAATGACCTGGAAGTAAAGTGCACTTGTAGTCAGACTTATGAAAACAATATATGCTCACATGCACTAGACAGCATCTCCTATCTTTCTGACATAGGCAATTACTTTTTGTTTGTGCCATTCTGCAATCAGGATAAAGAAAAAAATATAATACTTGCTGATTATGGGCTGACATTAAATGACCCTGAGGCGGCAGAGTTCCGATTTGCCAGTGATTTTTCAGGTAGATTATCATTATCATATGTACCGCCTCATTTTGTGAGTGCCGGTAAGCTTTTGAAGATAAGCAGCCTGATAGTCTCTCAGGAAAAAACTAAAAAATTCAGAGTAGCCAGAGATATGCATGATATCGGACTTCTGTTTCAGTTGTCTCACTCATTGCAGTCCAATATTCCGCTAAGGATAGAAGCCCTTAAGATAGAGCCATCCAAAAAAGGGGAAGATAAGCTTTCCCGTATTATCATCAATAAAGAAGAAAACATTCCTTTGCTCTCAGTGCTTGATGATGATAAGTACGGCATGCTCATGGATTTCAGTTATATCAATTATAAAGACCTTTTAGGTTCAGGATATTATACAAGTAGTTACAATATTTTTTCTACTCAACCATACGATGCCACACGAAGGCAATATCTTAAATATTTCAACTCTAAACTCGAAGATCACTGGCAGCAACTTTGTCGATGGAATCACGTAAAAATGATTACGGACAATGAAAATTTTTCTAAATCCAATCTGAAAGATATTCAACTATCCCCACAACCGGTGTATGCCGACTTGAAGGTGAGTTCTAATGAAAAGTTCATAACGGTACAAACTATTTTTCGTGATGAGGAAGGTAGAATCGTCATTGGTGATGAGGAAGGTTGTGAGATATATTTCGGTAATGTAATACTTTCAAAAGGTGTTTTGTACCTCAACAGACGCAAAGATCTCGTACCTTTTCTGGAATCAATGCCTCAGGGAAAGCTTGTCTTTCCGGTACATATCGCCGACAAAGTTGTAAAAAATGTTCTTTTTCCGCTTTCTCAGAAGTTTGGAATCGAGATTCCGGATATGTTCAGACTGCAGGTGAGAGAAGCTACAATGATTCCTTCGATTCATCTCAAAGAGTTTCAGGATAAGTTCCTTCAGGTTGGTCCCAAGTTTTGTTATGACGATCTTACGATCGATATGAATGATTCCGCGGATCATTATTTTAAGGAAGGAGCCGATCAACAACTGTTGATCAGAAACATACCCGAAGAGACAGGATTTGTTGAATATATCCGTTCTATGCACCCTCAATTCAAAAATCAGAATTTTCAGCCATATTTTCTCCTATCTTTTGATGAAGTGATGAAAAACCAATGGTTTTTACAGTTCTCAAAACAATTGATGGCCGAAGATATCAAAATGGTGGGATTCAATGACCTTAAAAAATTTAAGTATAACACGTCCACTCCAAAGTGGGATATGAAAGTATCCAGCGGTATCGACTGGTTTGATGTTCAGGTATCTGCTTCCTGGGGAGATCAGGAGATCAGTTTCCGCGATATTAAAAAAGCCATCATGAACGGTCAGGATTTTGTCGTTCTTGGTGATGGATCTTTCGGCATGTTACCTGAAGAGTGGCTCAAAAAATACAGCAGTCTGTTTAAGTTTGCTGTAGACGAAAAATCGGGATTGAAGATTAGTAAAAAGCACTTCAATATTGTAGAAATGCTCTTTGATCAGATTGATGATCAGGATATCATTGATGAGATTGAAGAAAAAAAACGAAAGCTTCTTCATATCGAAAATGTTAAAGCAGCGCCCATTCCTTCCAATATCAATGCCACCTTAAGGCCATATCAGGAGACAGGCTATCAATGGATGCAGGTCCTGGATGAAGTTTCATGGGGAGGATGTCTTGCGGATGATATGGGATTGGGCAAAACCCTCCAGACCATCACGTTTTTGTCTTATATAAAACAAAAGTACAACAATCCTACAAGCCTGATCATATGCCCAACTTCATTGATCTACAACTGGGAAAATGAATTGAAAAAATTTGCACCCGGCCTGAAGTATCATCTGTTTTATGGACTGGGCAGAACCTTCAGTGACGAACATTTTAATGACTACGATATCGTCATCTCATCGTATGGTATCGTACGCAACGATATTGAGACTTTACTCAATTTTGAGTGGGAATACGTCATTCTCGATGAAAGTCAGGCCATAAAAAATCCTGATGCCATATCTACCAAAGCGGTACAGTTGCTTAAAGCCAGAAATAGGTTTATCCTCAGTGGTACACCTCTTCAGAACAATACTTATGACATATATGCCCAGTTCAACTTTCTAAATCCCGGATTGCTCGGAGGACGGGAGTTTTTCAGGCATGAATTTGCAAATCCCATAGATAAAGATGGTGACAAAGACGCTGGAGTAATGTTAAGAAGGCTGATAAAACCATTTATGCTGAGAAGAACTAAAACAGAAGTTGCACCCGATCTGCCTGAAAAAACAGAAATGATCTTGTGGTGCCAGATGGAAAAAGCTCAAAAAGTCATTTATGACGAATATAAAGATTACTACCGGCATGCATTAATGCAAAAAATAGAGACCGAAGGCATAGCAAAATCAGGTATGTATATCCTCGAAGGATTGCTGAGACTCAGACAAATATGTGACGATCCGCGATTGCTGAAAGATAAAGATATAACAATCAAAGGTATTAAAATTCTGGAGCTGGTAAGAGAAATAGAAGAAAATATGGGAGAGCACAAAATGCTTGTGTTTTCTCAGTTTACTGAAATGCTTGCCCTCATCAGAGAAGAAATGGATAAAAGTAAAATCAAATATTGCTATCTGGATGGAAGCACTTCTGCTATAGGAAGACAAGAACAAGTAGAAACGTTCCAATCCAGAGAAGATATCAATGTATTTCTGATCTCGCTCAAGGCCGGTGGTGTGGGACTTAACCTCACAGAAGCAGACTATGTCTATATCGTTGATCCATGGTGGAATCCAGCTGTCGAACAACAAGCCATAGACCGTACACATCGAATTGGGCAGAAAAACAAAATATTTGCATATAAGATGATCTGCAAAGACAGTGTCGAAGAGAAAATCATCCAACTCCAGGAAAAAAAATTACTCATCTCCAAAGAAATCGTTCAGGAAGACACCGCATTCTTCAAGAGTCTGACAAGGGATGATATCAATTATTTGTTTAGTTAG
- a CDS encoding DsrE/DsrF/DrsH-like family protein translates to MENDGRINKMMIILSKATLENVYACFVLANGARMEGIQAEIFFTFFGLEAIHNKKLDHLHIATVGNPAMHMPTMLGGLPGMEALATSMMKKEMEKIDMPDVREFLEILTASGVKLWACKLAMDMFHYKEEDMFEDLDGVLTVGDFYKQGSGVGTHMLFI, encoded by the coding sequence ATGGAAAATGATGGAAGAATAAATAAGATGATGATCATCTTGTCCAAAGCAACACTTGAAAATGTGTATGCATGTTTTGTTCTGGCCAATGGTGCAAGAATGGAAGGTATTCAGGCAGAAATATTTTTTACTTTCTTTGGCCTCGAAGCCATACATAACAAAAAACTGGACCACCTTCATATAGCCACAGTAGGAAACCCTGCCATGCATATGCCTACTATGCTCGGAGGTTTACCAGGTATGGAAGCACTGGCCACTTCCATGATGAAAAAAGAAATGGAAAAAATAGATATGCCGGATGTAAGAGAATTTCTCGAAATACTGACAGCCTCAGGTGTAAAACTTTGGGCATGTAAGCTTGCCATGGATATGTTTCATTACAAAGAAGAAGACATGTTTGAAGACCTTGATGGTGTCCTTACAGTTGGTGATTTTTACAAACAAGGATCAGGTGTAGGCACACATATGCTATTTATCTGA
- a CDS encoding TrkH family potassium uptake protein, whose translation MRINYQPISNVTGVLMVLLGLSMFLTAAVSYYNAGSDFKDFLISGGITIVTGALLWFSKFSSSTIVNKREGYLIVAMGWVFLGFFGALPFMLSGVTTNFADAFFESVSGFTTTGASIFTDIESLPPGILFWRSMTHWIGGMGIIVLTVALFPLLGIAGIELFVAESPGPTADKVHPRIKETAKRLWFIYFGLTMTLFFLLWWHGMSLFDAINHAFATMGTGGFSTKNASIAHFTSPGIHYTIILFMFIAGCNYAVLYYLFKGRFSKVWINEEFRYYTLFILLTSLVLGLWINYMTGGSYEENFRNGLFMLVSLITTTGFVTADYTQWSPGLTMFFFLTLFLGACAGSTAGGIKFIRHMVFVKNMYLEFKRILHPRALIRIKINKEIVAPRILTHILVFLLVYLMTFIMGSLFITLTGIDFITAIGGCATTLGNVGPAIGKLGPVDNFGWVPDSAKWIFSVLMLLGRLELFTILIIFTPFFWRSN comes from the coding sequence ATGCGAATAAATTATCAACCCATATCCAATGTCACAGGTGTATTGATGGTACTTCTTGGACTATCTATGTTTCTTACGGCCGCAGTATCGTACTATAATGCAGGTAGCGATTTTAAAGATTTTTTAATCTCCGGCGGGATCACAATTGTCACAGGTGCGTTATTATGGTTTTCAAAATTCAGCTCGAGTACTATAGTCAATAAAAGAGAAGGATACCTCATAGTAGCTATGGGATGGGTTTTTCTCGGGTTTTTCGGAGCCTTACCCTTTATGCTTTCCGGTGTGACCACCAATTTTGCTGATGCTTTTTTTGAATCGGTATCAGGATTTACAACTACAGGAGCTTCTATTTTTACCGACATTGAATCTTTGCCACCAGGCATATTATTTTGGAGAAGTATGACCCACTGGATCGGTGGCATGGGTATTATAGTGCTGACAGTGGCACTTTTTCCATTACTTGGAATAGCTGGTATAGAATTATTTGTTGCCGAATCTCCCGGTCCGACTGCCGATAAAGTGCATCCAAGAATAAAAGAGACCGCCAAAAGACTTTGGTTTATTTATTTTGGTCTGACCATGACACTCTTCTTTTTGCTATGGTGGCATGGCATGTCTCTTTTTGACGCTATCAACCACGCTTTCGCCACCATGGGAACCGGTGGTTTTTCCACCAAAAATGCGAGTATTGCCCATTTTACTTCACCAGGTATCCACTACACGATTATCTTATTTATGTTTATCGCAGGGTGCAATTATGCCGTATTATACTATCTTTTTAAAGGTAGATTCAGTAAAGTTTGGATCAATGAAGAGTTCAGATATTATACACTATTCATACTTTTAACATCATTAGTCTTAGGCCTTTGGATTAATTATATGACTGGCGGCTCATATGAAGAGAACTTCCGAAACGGACTCTTTATGTTGGTAAGTTTGATTACCACTACCGGTTTTGTTACAGCAGATTATACCCAATGGAGTCCCGGACTGACGATGTTTTTCTTCCTTACCCTGTTTTTGGGTGCATGTGCGGGAAGCACTGCCGGAGGAATTAAATTTATCAGGCATATGGTATTTGTAAAAAATATGTATCTGGAGTTTAAAAGAATCCTTCACCCAAGAGCGTTGATACGGATTAAAATCAACAAAGAGATAGTGGCACCGAGGATTCTGACTCATATCCTTGTATTTTTATTGGTATATCTGATGACATTTATTATGGGTTCACTTTTTATTACCCTCACAGGTATAGACTTCATAACAGCTATTGGTGGCTGCGCCACAACACTCGGCAATGTAGGTCCGGCTATAGGAAAATTAGGACCGGTGGACAATTTCGGATGGGTTCCGGATTCAGCCAAGTGGATTTTTTCTGTATTGATGTTATTGGGAAGGTTAGAACTTTTCACAATCCTGATCATTTTCACCCCTTTTTTCTGGAGATCCAATTGA